Proteins encoded by one window of Arabidopsis thaliana chromosome 2, partial sequence:
- the GRP23 gene encoding glycine-rich protein 23 (glycine-rich protein 23 (GRP23); INVOLVED IN: response to abscisic acid stimulus, response to salicylic acid stimulus; LOCATED IN: endomembrane system; EXPRESSED IN: 21 plant structures; EXPRESSED DURING: 13 growth stages; Has 494 Blast hits to 482 proteins in 134 species: Archae - 0; Bacteria - 114; Metazoa - 221; Fungi - 41; Plants - 79; Viruses - 0; Other Eukaryotes - 39 (source: NCBI BLink).) has protein sequence MGLISGKVCVFIFVFALVAEFSFGNVEVNDDKHFFHKPRPFLHKPRPFLHKHGIYKKGFGKGLGGGGGLGGGGGLGGGGGLGGGGGLGGGGGLGGGGGLGGGSGLGGGGGLGGGSGLGGGGGLGGGGGGGLGGGGFGGGGGGGFGGGAGGGFGKGIGGGGGLGGGYVGGGHH, from the exons ATGGGTTTAATTTCCGGGAAGGTGTGTGTGTTTATCTTTGTATTCGCTCTAGTCGCTGAATTTTCGTTCGGAAATGTTGAGGTTAACGACGACAAACACTTTTTCCACAAACCTCGTCCATTTTTACACAAACCTCGTCCATTCCTCCACAAGCATGGCATTTACAAGAAAGGTTTCGGTAAGGGTTTGGGCGGTGGAGGCGGTCTAGGCGGCGGAGGTGGTCTAGGAGGCGGTGGTGGCCTAGGAGGCGGTGGAGGTTTAGGCGGTGGTGGAGGTTTAGGCGGCGGTGGTGGTCTAGGAGGCGGTAGCGGTTTGGGAGGAGGAGGGGGTCTAGGAGGCGGTAGCGGTTTGGGAGGAGGAGGGGGTCtaggaggtggtggtggtggtggtttaggaggaggag gcttTGGCGGTGGAGGGGGAGGAGGATTCGGGGGCGGAGCCGGTGGTGGATTTGGTAAAGGCattggtggtggaggaggtcTTGGAGGAGGTTATGTTGGTGGTGGCCATCACTGA
- the GRP23 gene encoding glycine-rich protein 23 (glycine-rich protein 23 (GRP23); INVOLVED IN: response to abscisic acid stimulus, response to salicylic acid stimulus; LOCATED IN: endomembrane system; EXPRESSED IN: 21 plant structures; EXPRESSED DURING: 13 growth stages; Has 532 Blast hits to 521 proteins in 137 species: Archae - 0; Bacteria - 120; Metazoa - 251; Fungi - 39; Plants - 79; Viruses - 0; Other Eukaryotes - 43 (source: NCBI BLink).): MGLISGKVCVFIFVFALVAEFSFGNVEVNDDKHFFHKPRPFLHKPRPFLHKHGIYKKGFGKGLGGGGGLGGGGGLGGGGGLGGGGGLGGGGGLGGGGGLGGGSGLGGGGGLGGGSGLGGGGGLGGGGGGGLGGGGGYGGGAGGGLGGGGGIGGGGGFGGGGGGGFGGGAGGGFGKGIGGGGGLGGGYVGGGHH, encoded by the exons ATGGGTTTAATTTCCGGGAAGGTGTGTGTGTTTATCTTTGTATTCGCTCTAGTCGCTGAATTTTCGTTCGGAAATGTTGAGGTTAACGACGACAAACACTTTTTCCACAAACCTCGTCCATTTTTACACAAACCTCGTCCATTCCTCCACAAGCATGGCATTTACAAGAAAGGTTTCGGTAAGGGTTTGGGCGGTGGAGGCGGTCTAGGCGGCGGAGGTGGTCTAGGAGGCGGTGGTGGCCTAGGAGGCGGTGGAGGTTTAGGCGGTGGTGGAGGTTTAGGCGGCGGTGGTGGTCTAGGAGGCGGTAGCGGTTTGGGAGGAGGAGGGGGTCTAGGAGGCGGTAGCGGTTTGGGAGGAGGAGGGGGTCtaggaggtggtggtggtggtggtttaggaggaggag GAGGATACGGTGGTGGTGCTGGAGGAGGACTTGGAGGCGGAGGTGGAattggaggaggaggaggcttTGGCGGTGGAGGGGGAGGAGGATTCGGGGGCGGAGCCGGTGGTGGATTTGGTAAAGGCattggtggtggaggaggtcTTGGAGGAGGTTATGTTGGTGGTGGCCATCACTGA
- the GRP23 gene encoding glycine-rich protein 23, giving the protein MGLISGKVCVFIFVFALVAEFSFGNVEVNDDKHFFHKPRPFLHKPRPFLHKHGIYKKGFGKGLGGGGGLGGGGGLGGGGGLGGGGGLGGGGGLGGGGGLGGGSGLGGGGGLGGGGGGGLGGGGGLGGGAGGGYGGGAGGGLGGGGGIGGGGGFGGGGGGGFGGGAGGGFGKGIGGGGGLGGGYVGGGHH; this is encoded by the exons ATGGGTTTAATTTCCGGGAAGGTGTGTGTGTTTATCTTTGTATTCGCTCTAGTCGCTGAATTTTCGTTCGGAAATGTTGAGGTTAACGACGACAAACACTTTTTCCACAAACCTCGTCCATTTTTACACAAACCTCGTCCATTCCTCCACAAGCATGGCATTTACAAGAAAGGTTTCGGTAAGGGTTTGGGCGGTGGAGGCGGTCTAGGCGGCGGAGGTGGTCTAGGAGGCGGTGGTGGCCTAGGAGGCGGTGGAGGTTTAGGCGGTGGTGGAGGTTTAGGCGGCGGTGGTGGTCTAGGAGGCGGTAGCGGTTTGGGAGGAGGAGGGGGTCTAGGAG gtggtggtggtggtggtttaggaggaggaggtggatTGGGTGGTGGAGCTGGAGGAGGATACGGTGGTGGTGCTGGAGGAGGACTTGGAGGCGGAGGTGGAattggaggaggaggaggcttTGGCGGTGGAGGGGGAGGAGGATTCGGGGGCGGAGCCGGTGGTGGATTTGGTAAAGGCattggtggtggaggaggtcTTGGAGGAGGTTATGTTGGTGGTGGCCATCACTGA
- the GRP23 gene encoding glycine-rich protein 23 (glycine-rich protein 23 (GRP23); INVOLVED IN: response to abscisic acid stimulus, response to salicylic acid stimulus; LOCATED IN: endomembrane system; EXPRESSED IN: 21 plant structures; EXPRESSED DURING: 13 growth stages; Has 303868 Blast hits to 48327 proteins in 2515 species: Archae - 737; Bacteria - 85902; Metazoa - 108780; Fungi - 19861; Plants - 26862; Viruses - 4169; Other Eukaryotes - 57557 (source: NCBI BLink).), with protein MGLISGKVCVFIFVFALVAEFSFGNVEVNDDKHFFHKPRPFLHKPRPFLHKHGIYKKGFGKGLGGGGGLGGGGGLGGGGGLGGGGGLGGGGGLGGGGGLGGGSGLGGGGGLGGGSGLGGGGGLGGGGGGGLGGGGGLGGGAGGGYGGGAGGGLGGGGGIGGGGGFGGGGGGGFGGGAGGGFGKGIGGGGGLGGGYVGGGHH; from the coding sequence ATGGGTTTAATTTCCGGGAAGGTGTGTGTGTTTATCTTTGTATTCGCTCTAGTCGCTGAATTTTCGTTCGGAAATGTTGAGGTTAACGACGACAAACACTTTTTCCACAAACCTCGTCCATTTTTACACAAACCTCGTCCATTCCTCCACAAGCATGGCATTTACAAGAAAGGTTTCGGTAAGGGTTTGGGCGGTGGAGGCGGTCTAGGCGGCGGAGGTGGTCTAGGAGGCGGTGGTGGCCTAGGAGGCGGTGGAGGTTTAGGCGGTGGTGGAGGTTTAGGCGGCGGTGGTGGTCTAGGAGGCGGTAGCGGTTTGGGAGGAGGAGGGGGTCTAGGAGGCGGTAGCGGTTTGGGAGGAGGAGGGGGTCtaggaggtggtggtggtggtggtttaggaggaggaggtggatTGGGTGGTGGAGCTGGAGGAGGATACGGTGGTGGTGCTGGAGGAGGACTTGGAGGCGGAGGTGGAattggaggaggaggaggcttTGGCGGTGGAGGGGGAGGAGGATTCGGGGGCGGAGCCGGTGGTGGATTTGGTAAAGGCattggtggtggaggaggtcTTGGAGGAGGTTATGTTGGTGGTGGCCATCACTGA
- the GRP23 gene encoding glycine-rich protein 23 (glycine-rich protein 23 (GRP23); INVOLVED IN: response to abscisic acid stimulus, response to salicylic acid stimulus; LOCATED IN: endomembrane system; EXPRESSED IN: 21 plant structures; EXPRESSED DURING: 13 growth stages; Has 539 Blast hits to 528 proteins in 135 species: Archae - 0; Bacteria - 118; Metazoa - 258; Fungi - 39; Plants - 80; Viruses - 0; Other Eukaryotes - 44 (source: NCBI BLink).) produces MGLISGKVCVFIFVFALVAEFSFGNVEVNDDKHFFHKPRPFLHKPRPFLHKHGIYKKGFGKGLGGGGGLGGGGGLGGGGGLGGGGGLGGGGGLGGGGGLGGGSGLGGGGGLGGGSGLGGGGGLGGGLGGGAGGGYGGGAGGGLGGGGGIGGGGGFGGGGGGGFGGGAGGGFGKGIGGGGGLGGGYVGGGHH; encoded by the exons ATGGGTTTAATTTCCGGGAAGGTGTGTGTGTTTATCTTTGTATTCGCTCTAGTCGCTGAATTTTCGTTCGGAAATGTTGAGGTTAACGACGACAAACACTTTTTCCACAAACCTCGTCCATTTTTACACAAACCTCGTCCATTCCTCCACAAGCATGGCATTTACAAGAAAGGTTTCGGTAAGGGTTTGGGCGGTGGAGGCGGTCTAGGCGGCGGAGGTGGTCTAGGAGGCGGTGGTGGCCTAGGAGGCGGTGGAGGTTTAGGCGGTGGTGGAGGTTTAGGCGGCGGTGGTGGTCTAGGAGGCGGTAGCGGTTTGGGAGGAGGAGGGGGTCTAGGAGGCGGTAGCGGTTTGGGAGGAGGAGGGGGTCtaggag gtggatTGGGTGGTGGAGCTGGAGGAGGATACGGTGGTGGTGCTGGAGGAGGACTTGGAGGCGGAGGTGGAattggaggaggaggaggcttTGGCGGTGGAGGGGGAGGAGGATTCGGGGGCGGAGCCGGTGGTGGATTTGGTAAAGGCattggtggtggaggaggtcTTGGAGGAGGTTATGTTGGTGGTGGCCATCACTGA